One window from the genome of Lentibacillus daqui encodes:
- a CDS encoding ABC transporter permease: MQPKSDQQLFAAYKNKLKREKKIVFTWQLIILVGFLALWEVASRLYWIDPLLFSSPSKVVHQLINKFADGSILPHIQATLIETVLGFIIGTIMGILIATILWTSLRLSKIMDPYLVIMNAMPKVALGPIIIVALGPGYVSIIAMGAIISVIVTALVVYSGFREVDPNYEKVLKSFGASRWQCFKEAIFPATMPIMISTLKVNVGLSWVGVIVGEFLVSKEGLGYLIVYGFQVFDFTLVMSSLIVIAIVAGIMYKIVERIEKWLIKHTA; encoded by the coding sequence ATGCAACCTAAATCGGATCAGCAACTATTTGCCGCATATAAGAATAAGTTAAAACGTGAAAAAAAGATTGTTTTCACATGGCAACTTATTATCCTGGTTGGTTTCCTCGCGCTATGGGAGGTTGCCAGCCGATTATATTGGATTGATCCACTCTTATTTAGTTCTCCGTCAAAAGTTGTGCACCAGCTGATCAATAAGTTTGCAGATGGATCGATTCTTCCCCATATTCAGGCAACCTTAATTGAAACTGTTCTGGGATTTATCATCGGAACAATTATGGGTATACTTATTGCAACTATCCTCTGGACATCATTACGATTATCCAAAATCATGGATCCCTATTTAGTTATTATGAATGCCATGCCTAAAGTCGCCCTTGGCCCTATTATCATTGTTGCACTCGGGCCAGGATATGTATCAATCATTGCGATGGGCGCGATTATTTCTGTAATTGTCACGGCTCTTGTTGTCTACTCGGGGTTTAGGGAAGTCGATCCGAACTATGAAAAGGTATTAAAAAGTTTTGGCGCCAGTCGCTGGCAATGCTTTAAGGAGGCTATTTTTCCGGCGACCATGCCCATTATGATATCCACGTTAAAGGTCAATGTTGGTCTGTCATGGGTTGGGGTCATTGTAGGTGAATTTCTGGTCTCGAAAGAAGGGCTCGGCTATTTAATTGTCTATGGTTTCCAGGTATTCGATTTCACCCTGGTGATGTCCAGTCTGATCGTCATCGCTATTGTTGCTGGAATTATGTATAAAATTGTCGAACGGATTGAAAAATGGCTTATCAAACATACAGCTTAA
- a CDS encoding ABC transporter ATP-binding protein → MTFLTLEHISHHYFSKTGYTKALDDISFSMEEGEFVALLGPSGCGKSTLLSIIAGIIQQTAGDVLLEGKPLRPSAMAIGYMLQQDYLFPWKTIIENVLIGPKISRKNTNEATGKALDLLNEVGLTNVAKSYPTSLSGGMRQRVALVRTLMTDPKILLLDEPFSALDYQTKLKLEDIVADLLRSYKKTAVLVTHDIGEAISMSDRILLMRANPGAVANVFEVPIELRNETPFYVRRHPKYQPLFDKIWEALNQGETAEKEKVVTNYHAT, encoded by the coding sequence GTGACATTTCTTACATTGGAGCATATCTCTCACCATTATTTTTCAAAAACTGGTTATACAAAAGCATTGGATGATATTTCATTCTCCATGGAAGAAGGCGAATTTGTAGCCTTGCTCGGTCCCAGTGGTTGTGGTAAATCTACACTTCTATCGATTATTGCCGGCATCATTCAACAAACAGCCGGTGACGTTCTTTTGGAAGGAAAGCCGTTACGTCCATCAGCTATGGCTATCGGGTATATGTTGCAACAAGATTACTTATTTCCATGGAAAACCATTATTGAAAACGTCTTGATCGGGCCGAAAATTAGCCGCAAGAATACAAATGAAGCAACAGGGAAGGCATTGGATTTACTAAATGAGGTCGGATTAACAAATGTTGCTAAAAGCTATCCGACTTCTCTCTCCGGTGGAATGCGTCAACGGGTTGCCCTGGTGCGGACATTAATGACCGATCCAAAAATTTTATTACTGGATGAACCTTTTTCCGCACTCGATTATCAAACAAAACTAAAATTGGAAGATATTGTTGCTGATTTACTACGGTCATACAAAAAAACGGCTGTATTGGTAACCCACGATATCGGTGAGGCCATTTCCATGAGTGACCGAATCCTGTTAATGAGGGCAAACCCGGGAGCAGTTGCCAATGTGTTTGAAGTTCCCATTGAATTGCGTAACGAAACACCATTTTATGTTCGCCGTCACCCTAAATACCAGCCATTGTTTGATAAAATTTGGGAGGCATTAAATCAAGGGGAGACTGCCGAAAAGGAAAAGGTGGTGACGAACTACCATGCAACCTAA
- a CDS encoding ABC transporter substrate-binding protein, with protein sequence MKKIIYCLLFSCILFVFLSACGSNAEQEQTSIKLGEVTRSIFYAPQYVAIEKGFFEEEGLDVDLQTTWGGDKTMTALLSDGIDVALVGSETSMYVYGQDSKDYAVNFAQLTQTDGTFLVAKGEHPDFSWDELKDSTFLGQRKGGMPQMVGEYVLKQHNIDPHADLNLLQNVEFANIPGAFTSGDAEYVQLFEPTASIFEKEGKGHIIGSFGEESGHVPYTVFMAKRGFMNDNEETIQHFTNAIYKAQQWVQENSAEDIAKVIQPYFEDTDLDMIASSVDRYKSQGSYATDPLLEEEEWNNLQEIMDEAGELPDEVPYKDLVNTEFAKDTIGK encoded by the coding sequence ATGAAAAAAATAATATATTGCCTGCTCTTTTCATGTATCCTATTTGTTTTTCTTTCGGCATGTGGTTCCAATGCTGAACAAGAGCAGACATCCATTAAATTAGGCGAAGTGACCAGATCCATTTTTTATGCACCGCAATATGTAGCAATTGAGAAAGGCTTTTTTGAAGAGGAAGGATTGGATGTTGATTTACAAACAACTTGGGGCGGTGACAAAACGATGACCGCATTATTATCCGACGGTATTGATGTCGCTCTTGTCGGGTCGGAAACATCCATGTATGTCTACGGGCAAGATTCCAAGGACTATGCTGTTAACTTTGCCCAGTTAACCCAAACGGATGGAACGTTTTTAGTCGCCAAAGGAGAACATCCTGATTTTTCCTGGGATGAATTAAAGGATAGTACCTTTTTGGGTCAACGAAAAGGCGGGATGCCACAAATGGTAGGTGAATATGTGTTAAAACAACACAATATTGACCCCCACGCTGATTTGAACCTACTGCAAAATGTTGAATTCGCCAATATACCAGGTGCCTTTACCTCCGGGGATGCGGAATATGTACAGCTATTTGAACCAACCGCAAGTATTTTTGAAAAGGAAGGAAAAGGACATATCATTGGTTCCTTTGGTGAGGAGTCCGGTCATGTTCCATATACCGTGTTTATGGCAAAGCGCGGGTTTATGAATGACAACGAAGAAACAATCCAACACTTTACCAATGCCATTTACAAAGCACAACAATGGGTGCAGGAAAACAGTGCTGAAGATATTGCAAAAGTTATTCAGCCTTATTTCGAGGATACTGACTTGGATATGATTGCTTCATCTGTCGACCGATATAAAAGTCAGGGTTCCTATGCTACTGATCCTTTGCTGGAAGAAGAGGAATGGAATAATTTACAGGAGATTATGGACGAAGCGGGCGAATTACCCGATGAAGTGCCATACAAAGATCTGGTTAATACCGAATTTGCCAAAGATACGATTGGTAAATAA
- the pckA gene encoding phosphoenolpyruvate carboxykinase (ATP) — MKAMERSTLADKLLAEGNILQNLSVPRLVEKILARREGILTETGAIQATTGKYTGRSPQDKFIVKDDTCKQFIDWGLVNQAIDEDKFEQLYEKVIVHLKNRDELYSFKGFAGADKKYRLPIQVINEYAWHNLFSRQLFITPTEEELATHHAEFTIISAPEFKADPAVDGTSSEVFVLISFKRRTILIGGTEYAGEIKKSVFSIMNYLLPQKNILSMHCSANVGQEGDVALFFGLSGTGKTTLSADPYRRLIGDDEHGWSPNGIFNIEGGCYAKCINLSQKKEPQIYNAIRFGTVLENVMVDAESRMPDYDNTILTENTRAAYPLENIDNIVTPSVAGHPNTIIFLTADASGTLPPISKLTKEQAMYHFLSGYTSKLAGTERGVTEPQATFSACFGAPFLPLAPSTYAEMLGEKIDQFQSSVFLINTGWTGGSYGVGQRMKLSYTRAMVHSALEGELNTVETVKDDIFGLDIPVNVPGVPDDVLVPKTTWTDPSAYDKAAKELAMKFHDNFRKFTEASDEIVQAGPLYKADN; from the coding sequence ATGAAAGCGATGGAACGATCAACACTGGCCGATAAACTATTGGCAGAAGGAAATATCCTGCAAAACCTGTCTGTTCCAAGACTTGTTGAAAAAATTCTTGCCAGACGTGAAGGTATCTTAACTGAAACCGGTGCCATCCAGGCGACAACCGGCAAATACACCGGGCGTTCTCCACAAGACAAGTTTATTGTAAAAGATGACACATGTAAACAATTTATTGACTGGGGCCTTGTAAACCAGGCAATTGATGAGGATAAATTTGAACAATTATATGAAAAAGTTATTGTCCATTTAAAAAACCGGGATGAATTATATTCTTTTAAAGGCTTTGCTGGTGCCGATAAAAAGTACCGCTTGCCCATTCAAGTGATTAATGAATATGCCTGGCATAACTTATTTTCCAGACAATTATTTATCACACCAACCGAAGAGGAACTTGCCACGCATCATGCTGAATTCACGATCATTTCTGCACCTGAATTCAAAGCGGATCCAGCAGTGGACGGGACAAGTTCGGAGGTGTTTGTTCTGATTTCATTTAAACGGCGTACCATTTTAATTGGTGGAACCGAGTATGCCGGGGAAATTAAAAAATCGGTATTTTCCATTATGAATTATTTGCTTCCTCAAAAGAATATTCTGTCAATGCACTGTTCAGCAAATGTTGGGCAGGAAGGTGATGTAGCCTTGTTCTTTGGGCTATCAGGCACAGGGAAAACCACCCTGTCTGCTGATCCCTATCGCCGGCTGATTGGTGATGATGAACATGGCTGGAGCCCAAATGGTATCTTTAATATCGAGGGCGGATGTTATGCCAAATGCATTAATCTCTCGCAAAAAAAGGAACCACAAATTTATAATGCCATTCGATTTGGAACAGTACTCGAGAATGTGATGGTTGATGCAGAATCAAGGATGCCAGATTATGATAATACGATCTTAACTGAAAATACACGGGCAGCCTATCCATTGGAAAACATCGATAATATTGTCACGCCAAGTGTTGCTGGTCATCCAAATACAATCATTTTTTTAACAGCTGACGCGTCTGGTACATTGCCACCCATTAGCAAATTAACCAAGGAACAGGCTATGTATCATTTTCTGAGCGGTTATACCAGCAAACTAGCTGGTACAGAACGCGGTGTAACCGAACCACAAGCAACATTTTCGGCATGTTTTGGTGCACCATTTTTACCATTGGCACCATCAACCTATGCAGAAATGCTTGGTGAAAAAATTGATCAGTTCCAGTCAAGTGTCTTCTTAATCAATACTGGCTGGACTGGAGGTTCGTACGGTGTCGGACAACGTATGAAGCTTTCTTATACAAGAGCAATGGTTCATTCCGCATTGGAAGGTGAACTGAATACTGTTGAAACAGTAAAGGATGATATTTTTGGTTTGGATATTCCAGTTAATGTCCCTGGAGTACCAGATGATGTACTTGTACCGAAAACGACCTGGACTGATCCATCCGCCTATGATAAAGCAGCAAAAGAGCTGGCCATGAAATTCCATGATAATTTCCGCAAGTTTACGGAGGCAAGTGATGAAATTGTTCAGGCAGGTCCATTATATAAAGCGGACAACTAA
- the metK gene encoding methionine adenosyltransferase — MAANRRLFTSESVTEGHPDKICDQISDAILDEILAKDPNARVACETTVTTGLVLVSGEITTSTYVDIPAIVRQTIKDIGYTRAKYGFDAETCAVLTAIDEQSPDIAEGVDTAWEARQGRMSDEEIAAIGAGDQGLMFGFACDETEEFMPMPISLAHKMAKRLADVRKDGTLDYLRPDGKTQVTVEYDDQDNPVKVDTIVISTQHHQDISTERIERDLLEYVVRPVVPAYLLDETTKYFINPTGRFVIGGPQGDAGLTGRKIIVDTYGGYARHGGGAFSGKDSTKVDRSAAYAARYVAKNIVASGLAKTCEVQLAYAIGVAEPVSIAINTFDTGTVNEERLVEAVRELFDLRPAGIIRMLDLQRPIFKKTAAYGHFGRTDILFPWEKTDKVEELKALVQI; from the coding sequence ATGGCTGCAAATCGACGTTTATTCACATCCGAATCGGTCACGGAAGGGCATCCTGATAAAATTTGCGATCAGATTTCGGATGCGATTTTGGATGAAATTTTAGCAAAGGATCCAAACGCCCGTGTCGCTTGTGAAACCACTGTAACAACCGGTTTGGTATTGGTTTCTGGCGAGATAACGACGAGCACATATGTGGATATTCCGGCAATAGTCAGGCAAACGATTAAAGATATCGGTTATACCAGAGCAAAATATGGTTTTGATGCGGAAACATGTGCTGTACTTACAGCGATTGATGAACAATCGCCCGATATTGCCGAGGGTGTAGATACCGCCTGGGAAGCACGGCAAGGCCGAATGTCGGATGAGGAAATCGCGGCGATCGGTGCCGGGGACCAAGGCTTGATGTTTGGGTTTGCCTGTGATGAAACAGAAGAGTTCATGCCAATGCCGATTTCGTTGGCGCATAAAATGGCAAAACGTTTGGCGGACGTGCGAAAAGATGGCACACTTGATTACTTGAGACCGGATGGGAAAACCCAGGTAACAGTAGAATATGATGACCAGGATAATCCGGTAAAAGTGGATACAATCGTTATTTCCACCCAGCATCACCAGGATATTTCAACTGAACGAATTGAAAGGGATTTGCTTGAGTATGTCGTTCGCCCAGTCGTTCCGGCATACCTGCTGGATGAAACAACGAAATATTTCATTAATCCAACAGGCCGCTTTGTTATTGGCGGTCCACAAGGGGATGCCGGATTAACGGGACGGAAAATTATTGTTGACACATACGGAGGATATGCCCGTCATGGCGGCGGTGCATTTAGTGGTAAAGATTCAACCAAAGTGGATCGCTCCGCAGCATATGCCGCCCGTTATGTTGCCAAAAATATAGTTGCTTCCGGGCTTGCCAAAACATGTGAAGTACAGCTTGCGTATGCAATTGGTGTCGCTGAACCAGTATCGATAGCCATTAACACGTTTGACACGGGAACAGTTAATGAAGAAAGATTGGTTGAAGCGGTTCGAGAATTGTTTGATTTACGCCCAGCCGGCATTATTCGTATGCTTGATTTACAACGGCCTATTTTCAAAAAAACAGCTGCCTACGGACATTTTGGCCGAACCGACATCCTATTCCCATGGGAGAAGACGGATAAAGTTGAGGAATTAAAAGCATTGGTACAGATATAA
- the asnB gene encoding asparagine synthase (glutamine-hydrolyzing) produces MCGFIGMIRNKPGLPNETAIQAFERQNNIITHRGPDDEGYFHDHYVSFGFRRLSIIDIESGQQPLSYQNEKIWLIFNGEIYNYVELREDLRQEGYTFTTESDTEVIAALFTKHKEQAFQYLRGMFSILIWDKENETLYGARDPFGIKPMFYKETEEGTIFASEKKSISLMSETEQVDNESLQHYLSFQFVPEPYTMTAGIKKAEPGHYFVKKPGQSINFTRYWHASFNPVLMDKQDWIKRVQDVMYDSVNVHMRSDVPVGSFLSGGIDSTLIVAMAREFNPNIKTFSVGFEREGFSEVDVAKETADKLNVENISYIISPEEYVEKLPKIMWHMDDPLADPACVPLYFVAREARKHVTVVLSGEGSDELFGGYNIYREPESLKLFHSIPKPAKNLLARVAEVLPEGVKGKSFLERGTTPLRERYIGNAKMFEEEEKRQILKNYNENLSYRQITEKLFDHVADDELVNQMQYVDIHTWMRGDILLKADRTTMANSLELRVPFLDKEVFRVASQIPVELKIANGTTKNLLREASRGIIPDHVLDRKKLGFPVPIRHWLKNELNGWAKQLIKESETDHLLHKRYILDLLDAHCQGKGDYSRKIWTVLMFMLWHQIFVENKFDITELSKPDVSVEPATVNK; encoded by the coding sequence ATGTGTGGATTTATCGGAATGATTCGCAATAAGCCGGGGTTGCCAAATGAAACGGCAATACAGGCCTTTGAGCGGCAAAATAACATTATAACCCATCGTGGACCCGATGACGAGGGTTATTTTCACGATCATTATGTATCGTTTGGATTTAGACGTTTAAGCATTATCGATATCGAAAGTGGTCAGCAGCCACTCAGCTATCAAAATGAAAAAATATGGCTTATTTTCAATGGTGAAATCTATAATTATGTTGAACTTCGGGAAGATCTACGTCAAGAAGGCTATACATTTACAACGGAATCAGATACAGAAGTCATTGCCGCACTATTTACCAAACATAAAGAACAGGCATTTCAATATTTACGTGGCATGTTTTCCATATTGATCTGGGATAAGGAAAATGAAACGTTGTATGGTGCACGTGATCCGTTTGGCATTAAACCAATGTTCTATAAAGAAACAGAAGAAGGTACAATTTTTGCTTCTGAGAAGAAAAGTATTTCATTGATGTCGGAAACGGAACAAGTTGATAATGAATCATTGCAACATTATTTAAGCTTTCAGTTTGTACCGGAACCATATACGATGACAGCCGGCATTAAAAAAGCGGAACCAGGACATTATTTTGTGAAAAAACCAGGGCAATCAATCAACTTTACAAGATATTGGCATGCATCGTTTAACCCTGTCTTAATGGACAAACAAGATTGGATTAAGCGGGTTCAAGATGTGATGTATGATTCGGTGAATGTGCATATGCGAAGTGATGTACCGGTTGGATCGTTTTTATCCGGTGGCATTGATTCTACATTAATTGTCGCGATGGCACGGGAGTTTAATCCGAACATTAAAACATTCTCAGTTGGCTTTGAACGGGAAGGTTTTTCTGAAGTGGATGTTGCTAAAGAAACAGCAGATAAACTAAATGTGGAAAATATTTCTTACATTATCTCGCCCGAGGAGTATGTGGAAAAACTGCCAAAAATCATGTGGCATATGGATGATCCACTGGCAGACCCTGCATGTGTACCATTGTATTTTGTCGCCAGGGAGGCACGAAAACATGTAACAGTTGTGCTATCTGGTGAAGGTTCAGATGAGTTATTTGGCGGTTACAATATTTATCGTGAACCAGAATCATTGAAACTATTCCATTCCATACCGAAGCCGGCTAAGAATCTGTTGGCTCGAGTAGCTGAAGTACTGCCAGAAGGTGTAAAAGGAAAAAGCTTCCTCGAACGTGGTACGACACCACTTCGCGAACGATATATAGGTAATGCGAAAATGTTTGAGGAGGAAGAGAAACGGCAAATCCTGAAAAACTACAATGAAAATCTATCATACCGGCAAATTACTGAGAAACTATTTGATCATGTAGCAGATGATGAATTGGTGAATCAAATGCAATATGTCGATATTCATACTTGGATGCGAGGAGATATTTTACTCAAAGCAGACCGGACGACAATGGCCAATTCGTTGGAGCTACGAGTTCCGTTTCTGGACAAGGAAGTCTTCCGTGTTGCCAGCCAAATTCCAGTTGAATTAAAAATTGCCAATGGCACAACAAAGAATTTGCTACGTGAAGCATCACGGGGGATTATTCCTGATCATGTACTTGACCGTAAAAAATTAGGGTTTCCTGTACCAATTCGCCATTGGTTGAAAAATGAACTGAATGGCTGGGCCAAACAATTAATCAAAGAGAGTGAAACGGACCATTTGCTGCATAAGCGTTATATCCTTGATTTGCTTGATGCACACTGTCAGGGTAAAGGCGACTATAGCCGGAAAATTTGGACGGTGTTGATGTTCATGCTGTGGCACCAGATTTTTGTCGAAAACAAATTTGATATAACTGAGTTAAGCAAACCGGATGTATCCGTGGAACCAGCGACAGTTAATAAATAA
- a CDS encoding C39 family peptidase produces MLAVITFVIAVYFIIFRRRISTSWIRRSFVLYSVIFTITAIVISGMYIKEHKNFIIASITHVLPKSFIDSAIAKTSNQEQPIDEKESVQLKAPQISQLPELPRGCEVTSLAMLLAYHNIQADKMKLAQQIKIDPTPYQKTKEGIYFGHPNNGFVGDMYSFATPGLGVYHQPITELASIYAGNRVFNFTGQDFDEIIHQLNQDRPVLVIINATFKKLPKEQFITWQTPDGPIEVTMREHAVLVTGYDDKYIYFNDPLEQNNKAPRTEFKAAWKQMGKQAITIL; encoded by the coding sequence ATGCTAGCAGTTATTACCTTTGTCATCGCAGTCTATTTTATAATTTTTCGCCGCAGGATTTCCACAAGCTGGATTCGTCGCTCGTTTGTTTTATATAGTGTTATTTTTACTATTACAGCAATCGTCATTAGTGGCATGTACATAAAGGAACACAAAAACTTCATCATCGCATCAATCACACATGTATTGCCCAAATCATTCATTGACTCGGCCATAGCAAAAACGTCCAACCAAGAACAGCCAATAGACGAAAAAGAATCGGTTCAGTTAAAAGCACCCCAAATTAGCCAATTACCGGAATTACCACGCGGTTGTGAAGTGACAAGCCTTGCGATGTTGCTTGCATACCACAATATTCAGGCAGATAAAATGAAACTGGCACAACAAATTAAAATTGATCCGACGCCATACCAAAAGACAAAAGAAGGCATTTATTTCGGTCATCCAAATAATGGTTTTGTTGGTGACATGTATTCCTTTGCCACCCCGGGACTTGGGGTTTATCATCAACCGATTACTGAACTGGCGTCGATTTATGCAGGAAACCGTGTATTTAATTTTACCGGGCAGGATTTTGATGAAATAATCCACCAATTGAATCAGGATCGACCGGTTTTGGTGATTATCAATGCCACATTTAAAAAGCTACCCAAAGAACAATTTATCACATGGCAAACACCAGACGGTCCTATTGAAGTAACCATGAGGGAGCACGCGGTATTGGTAACAGGCTATGATGACAAGTATATTTATTTCAATGATCCACTGGAACAGAATAATAAAGCACCAAGAACGGAATTCAAAGCTGCATGGAAGCAAATGGGAAAGCAGGCGATAACGATTTTATAA
- a CDS encoding gamma carbonic anhydrase, with translation MISHYKNITPKIDETAFIAKDATIIGDVIIGEQSSIWFHTVIRGDVAPTRIGKRVSIQDLSMIHQSPGNPVIVEDDVTIGHQVTLHGATIRKNALIGMGSIILDGAEIGEHAFLGAGSLVPPGKTIPPQTLALGRPAKVVRKLTDADYAEMERVRKSYVEKGQYYKYHTELNQEF, from the coding sequence TTGATAAGCCATTATAAAAATATCACTCCAAAAATTGATGAAACAGCCTTTATCGCTAAGGATGCCACTATTATCGGTGATGTAATCATTGGTGAGCAATCAAGCATTTGGTTTCATACAGTTATCCGCGGGGATGTCGCACCAACCCGGATCGGAAAACGAGTTAGCATCCAGGATCTTTCCATGATTCATCAAAGCCCCGGAAATCCAGTTATTGTTGAGGATGATGTAACAATTGGCCATCAGGTGACATTGCATGGGGCAACCATCCGAAAAAATGCGTTAATCGGCATGGGCTCCATTATTCTCGATGGAGCCGAGATTGGAGAACATGCATTTCTTGGAGCTGGAAGTCTGGTACCCCCAGGAAAAACGATCCCGCCGCAAACATTAGCTTTGGGAAGACCTGCCAAAGTGGTGCGAAAACTAACCGATGCCGATTATGCAGAAATGGAGCGTGTGCGTAAATCATATGTAGAGAAAGGTCAATACTATAAATATCATACAGAATTAAACCAGGAATTTTAA
- a CDS encoding tetraprenyl-beta-curcumene synthase family protein, with amino-acid sequence MGNHVPQTAATLMIKVYRKIFPAVKQELAYWTKRARQIPDEELRAQALASIHTKRFHCQGGAVYALLAAGNWKEAIRFIVAYQTISDYLDNLCDRSTSLDPADFRLLHEAMADALTPDNTVKNYYKLRTEQADGAYLADLVRTCQQVVKQIPTYHFIQPKLLKLEQLYGDLQVHKHVAVNERIPRLMNWFSQKYSNDDALSWYEFAAASGSTLGIFCFISYALGGQMTAALSKDIFYSYFPNMQALHILLDYYIDQQEDEREGDLNFCSYYPSREKMLERFIYFIEQTNHCVQSLPNRKFHEMIHHGLVGLYLADGKVRRLDSGDMMTSVLLRKSGRQAKFFYWNVRQYHRLFG; translated from the coding sequence TTGGGAAACCATGTACCACAAACTGCAGCTACATTAATGATAAAAGTGTATCGTAAAATATTCCCAGCCGTTAAACAAGAGTTGGCTTACTGGACAAAACGTGCCCGGCAAATTCCCGATGAAGAATTACGTGCACAGGCGCTGGCAAGTATTCATACAAAACGGTTTCATTGTCAAGGTGGGGCAGTTTATGCGTTACTTGCAGCTGGTAACTGGAAGGAAGCGATTCGATTTATTGTTGCTTACCAGACCATTAGTGATTATTTGGATAATTTATGTGACCGCAGTACATCATTGGATCCCGCTGATTTTCGTCTGTTACACGAGGCGATGGCGGATGCATTGACCCCGGATAACACAGTGAAAAATTATTATAAACTACGGACGGAACAGGCGGATGGGGCGTATCTAGCTGATCTTGTTCGTACCTGTCAGCAAGTTGTAAAGCAAATCCCAACGTATCACTTCATTCAGCCGAAATTGCTAAAGTTAGAACAATTATACGGAGATTTACAAGTTCATAAACATGTGGCGGTAAACGAGCGCATCCCCAGATTGATGAACTGGTTTAGCCAAAAATACAGTAATGATGACGCTTTGAGCTGGTATGAATTTGCAGCTGCATCTGGTTCCACACTCGGTATCTTCTGTTTTATATCCTATGCACTTGGAGGACAGATGACAGCGGCTCTATCTAAAGATATTTTTTACAGCTACTTTCCTAATATGCAGGCATTACATATTTTGCTTGATTATTACATTGATCAACAAGAGGATGAGCGGGAGGGGGACTTGAATTTTTGCAGTTACTATCCGTCGCGGGAAAAAATGTTAGAGCGGTTTATTTATTTTATTGAACAAACAAATCATTGTGTTCAGTCTTTACCCAATCGAAAATTTCATGAAATGATTCATCATGGGCTGGTTGGGTTGTATCTTGCCGATGGAAAAGTCAGGCGCTTGGATAGCGGGGATATGATGACATCTGTCTTATTAAGAAAAAGTGGAAGACAGGCAAAGTTTTTTTACTGGAATGTCAGGCAATATCACCGCCTGTTTGGTTAA
- a CDS encoding tRNA (mnm(5)s(2)U34)-methyltransferase produces the protein MKSVVAFSHQLLQDAVIPGDIVIDATAGNGNDTIFLSQLVGENGQVLAFDIQDQAIAATNKKLTEHAIHNTKIIQDSHEHVAAYLDTTDQISGAIFNLGYLPGSDKTVITHGASTIKALNSMLAFLRKRGVIVLVIYHGHKGGTEEKETILNYAKALDQQSYNVLQYGFINQRNHPPFIVAIDKK, from the coding sequence ATGAAATCCGTTGTTGCATTTTCACATCAATTACTACAGGATGCGGTAATACCTGGTGATATCGTGATTGACGCCACTGCCGGTAATGGAAATGATACCATTTTCCTTAGTCAGCTTGTCGGCGAAAATGGTCAAGTTCTGGCTTTTGATATTCAAGATCAGGCAATTGCTGCAACAAACAAAAAATTAACTGAACACGCCATCCATAACACGAAAATCATTCAAGATTCGCATGAGCATGTGGCAGCATACTTAGATACAACTGACCAAATTAGTGGTGCTATTTTTAATTTAGGTTATTTGCCCGGAAGTGATAAAACTGTTATTACCCATGGTGCTTCCACCATTAAGGCCCTGAATTCCATGTTAGCCTTTCTTAGAAAACGTGGCGTTATCGTCTTGGTTATTTATCACGGTCACAAAGGTGGAACCGAAGAAAAAGAGACAATCTTGAATTATGCCAAAGCCCTTGACCAACAATCCTATAACGTATTGCAATATGGTTTTATCAACCAACGAAATCACCCGCCGTTTATCGTTGCCATTGATAAAAAATAA